The proteins below come from a single Edaphobacter acidisoli genomic window:
- a CDS encoding type II toxin-antitoxin system VapC family toxin, with protein sequence MIVLLASTVLIDVLRARANRRAQLAELVEGGHTLATTALNIGEVYAGMRPGEEAKTEAFLSGLECYPITAAIARRAGSLKGKWAQKGRTLTLADMLVAATALEHDLTLMTDNRKDFPVAGLHLLP encoded by the coding sequence TTGATCGTTCTGCTCGCTTCCACGGTGCTGATCGATGTCCTCCGCGCTCGCGCAAACCGCCGTGCGCAGTTGGCCGAACTTGTCGAGGGCGGCCACACCCTCGCCACAACCGCGCTCAACATCGGCGAAGTCTATGCTGGAATGCGTCCAGGCGAAGAGGCCAAAACAGAGGCATTCTTATCAGGATTGGAATGCTATCCCATCACAGCCGCAATCGCCCGTAGAGCAGGCTCGCTTAAAGGCAAGTGGGCTCAGAAAGGCCGAACGCTGACCCTGGCCGACATGCTCGTCGCCGCCACTGCACTGGAGCACGACCTCACTCTGATGACCGACAACCGCAAAGACTTCCCTGTCGCCGGTCTGCATCTTCTGCCATAG
- a CDS encoding peptidylprolyl isomerase, with amino-acid sequence MPTKPGTYATFKTSQGTIVCELFEKDAPQTVANFIGLAEGTKDWNSPSKKGAKLYDGTVFHRVIPQFMIQGGDPEGSGMGGPGYRFADETRGSKHGFQQPGKLAMANAGPNTNGSQFFITVADTSWLTGKHTIFGEVVEGYDVVEKISKVNRDGMDRPKTPVVLESVTIDRVA; translated from the coding sequence ATGCCAACCAAGCCCGGCACCTACGCCACCTTCAAGACCTCGCAAGGCACCATCGTCTGCGAGCTCTTCGAGAAGGACGCCCCCCAGACCGTCGCCAACTTCATCGGCCTCGCCGAGGGCACAAAAGATTGGAACAGCCCGAGCAAGAAGGGCGCGAAGCTCTACGACGGCACCGTCTTCCACCGCGTCATTCCGCAGTTCATGATCCAGGGCGGCGACCCCGAAGGCAGCGGCATGGGCGGCCCCGGCTACCGCTTCGCCGACGAGACCCGCGGCTCCAAACACGGCTTCCAGCAGCCCGGCAAGCTCGCCATGGCCAACGCCGGCCCCAACACCAACGGCAGCCAGTTCTTCATCACGGTGGCCGACACAAGCTGGCTCACCGGCAAGCACACCATCTTCGGCGAAGTCGTCGAAGGCTACGACGTCGTCGAGAAGATCAGCAAGGTCAACCGCGACGGCATGGACCGCCCCAAAACCCCAGTCGTCCTTGAATCCGTCACCATCGACCGTGTTGCGTAA